In Oryzias melastigma strain HK-1 linkage group LG6, ASM292280v2, whole genome shotgun sequence, the DNA window ATGCTGTTGTTTCTGAGCGCGTGCAGAGAGGCCTTCTCTCTAAGCTCGGCGGTCATCTTAATTTAGGTGCAGCTGCTCTGCAGGGTTCAACATGAAGGTCAGGCCTTCCTGCAAGCTGCATGTCAGTTTTCTATTAAAGATACTCTGAACAACCACTGTGATAcgcaaaataaaagcatgtcgGTTGTGCAATTCATTTGTGTATTTAGTACAGTTTGTTAGATTATTTCATAATCACCTCTGAGCGTGTTGTTATCCATTTCAGCTGTGGATGGGTGCCCACCCTAAAGGCGACGCTCAGATCAAAGACAACAGGATCACGCAGACCACACTGGGTCAGTGGATCGCCCATTACCCAGCATGCCTGGGCTCCAAAGTGAAAGATGCCTTCCAGGGTCAGCTGCCTTTCCTCTTCAAAGTGCTGTCTGTAAACACAGCTCTGTCCATACAGGCCCACCCCAACAAGGTGAGCACACAGACACCTTCACCTTTTCAGATAGTCTTTGTTCAGGTTCAAATGTATCGTGCCACAGTCactcttttgtattttactcAAATATGGATGTTGAAATAGTTCAGTTCTCTGTTGAATACCTAAAGAGATTTCAAAATGCAATCTCTACGTGTGTgcagcttttcatttttaaggatGCATTTAAGGTCGTCTGCTCTTATTTCTCTGGTttagcagattttaaaaaaaaagtaactttttaacatttctattaAGTCTGCCAGATCCTAGAGAAtgagaaaagcacaaaacacgACTTAACATTTAAGGTTTTATAAAggttttacataaaaattacaaattgtaaacaaattttaggatttaatgagttttcaatgtattttaaagacatAAGATTAgtacaaataaaagtttttgttttatgtcaaaaaccatcgactgtatatgacaCCTGGACTGACGGACTCCTCCctcctcatgttccaaacaggaagtactcgctggctccaagaagctcAAAGACtcctacagagaaataaacagcgtttactcattctatttgtcagagtaACCAGCcagcacatttttattaacattttcttgcttatccttttttttaaaagatgttttctttattcaagttataaagtgACCAGTCAGACGGCTCATAAAGTAGGTGGTCCGTTCAGAGCATTTGTAGTGGTAGGGACGTGGTGAGAGTGGCTGCATAGAGCGGTTGCCTCAAAGCTATCACTatttattgacattttctgGTTCCATCATGtctgtaaaaagagaaaatggcgactaaatttACATCATCAGAATTCAGCTGTTTTGGATGGCGTTACATTCTTTCgttccagttctcacatacagtcaatggaaccCAGTCTTCACATTCTGACCTCCgcatcaaatacatttttctactGATGGTCACAGTTGAGACAGccgtttcaataaaggtttttgctttttttccttttgtatttGCAATGTTTTCCTAAACTCCTCCCTGTGGTCAGGACTTGGCGGCCCGTCTCCATGCTCAGTTTCCGGAGCACTATCCCGACACCAACCACAAACCGGAGATGGCCATCGCCCTCACCCGCTTCCAGGGCCTCTGCGGCTTCAGACCGGTGGAGGAGATCCTGGCCTTCCTTCAACGTGAGTGATGCATCTTGGGAAGCTCCACGTCGAGCCGAGCTCACAGGAAGAACCTGTTGACGTGTGCTTTGTTTCTAAGGCGTGCCAGAGTTTCACGCTCTGGTGGGGAATGAAGCGGCGGAGGAGCTGCGGCGCAGCGTGGGGGACGACGCTCGCACCGGCCAGGCTCTGAAGAAGTGCTTCACCAGGATGATGAGCTGTGAGAAGAAGGTGTTTGTGGATGAACTCAACGAGCTGGTGAAAAGGGTCACAGAGGAAGGTGAGGAGCCGGAACAAGGCAAAACGGATAATgtagaacatgaaaaaaaaaaaaaaaagcaatattgcTTCTAGCACCATCATTTGatctttggtttatttttcctgGTACAGCCTAAATTTTAAATGTGGTCCCGTCAGGAGGCAGCTGAATCTCTCATCCCTGTTCCCCTCCTCATatctgcaggagcagcaggaaaGGACACGTCCAGCAGCAACGGGGAGCTCCTGCTGCGCCTCCACTCCCAGTATCCAGGAGACATCGGCTGCTTCTCCATTTACTTCCTGAATTATGTGGTTCTGGAGCCGGGACAGGCCATGTTCCTGGGAGCCAACGAGCCTCATGCTTACATTTATGGAGGTAAGAacattggatttattttaaatgttttttacacaCTGTATACAACTATATTTCTGAAAAGAATatagaacttttttaaaaacattttttaatttcattttcacaataaattacACAATAAATTAGTTAATATTATTGACTGGTGAAAATTAAAGGGAacagaaataagaaaacatattatctctgccccatttaacAAAGCCAATCAAACTACTTTAGCATAATTATCTCTttgtaatacaaaataaatacatcaaatggcTGGCAACAGCAACCAAAGCtgaccaataaaaacaaaacaaacaaaaagaaacattaaaaatacatcaaatgcctcagaatatttttcttttttttaatattttatttaaaaaagttacttgttttttctttcctaaaGCCAAAAATAATAGAAGTGACAGAATATTTGAATAGCTGAATAGAATCTGCAGAAggacaaaaagaaacttttccTTCTCTGAATGGCTCTTAGAACacctggacttttttttctgccatttgACTCCTTACTCTGCTTATTTAAAGATCCGATCAGATGGaaattgcgttttttttttttttttttacaaggtcagttaccttttttttgaagatgtagggcaaatgtaatgaaaatttagtttaaaatgacatttttgagtatttcttaattccaGTCATTGTGAATCGggtaaaaatgctgtttgaaaaagatcttgatgtaaaaaaatacacagtcaGGCTCCCTGCTCCTAGCTCTCAAC includes these proteins:
- the mpi gene encoding mannose-6-phosphate isomerase, which codes for MEEVRVFPLTCAVQNYAWGKAGLDSEVAKLVVGGEPLAVIEEKPYAELWMGAHPKGDAQIKDNRITQTTLGQWIAHYPACLGSKVKDAFQGQLPFLFKVLSVNTALSIQAHPNKDLAARLHAQFPEHYPDTNHKPEMAIALTRFQGLCGFRPVEEILAFLQRVPEFHALVGNEAAEELRRSVGDDARTGQALKKCFTRMMSCEKKVFVDELNELVKRVTEEGAAGKDTSSSNGELLLRLHSQYPGDIGCFSIYFLNYVVLEPGQAMFLGANEPHAYIYGDCIECMACSDNTVRAGLTRKYIDVNTLCEMLNYSPAPASSKIFPSVQDSSDPCVTVYDPPVPDFTVIKIQVPASVKEYTVAPVDSASILLVIEGDAMVTAPAAHSDITMRRGTVLFVSANESLSLHVSSPSGMVLFRACSLL